One genomic segment of Amycolatopsis granulosa includes these proteins:
- a CDS encoding ABC transporter substrate-binding protein, whose protein sequence is MRLPRTLAAFGATAALVLSLTACGGATGSSGGPSVPPPVSPADLAKVTLKVGDQKGGSQALLKAAGLLDGLPYHLEWSTFTSGPPLLEAASGGAIDVGAVGNTPPIFAAAANARIAVVSSAQGDVRGDALLVPPDSPLRTIADLKGKTIGVAKGSSAHGQILLNLRKAGMSTKDVQLSFLQPADAYGAFTQHRIDAWAVWDPYTSQAVLEAGARVLADGTGTANGYSFEVAGHDALADPGKNAAIRDFVVRIAKAQRWSDTHRDQWGQAWAADTGLAPGVALAAARNGPDVPVALDDRVIASEQELADAFTGEKVLPGKVEFARFVDTRYAADLAAARG, encoded by the coding sequence ATGCGATTGCCTAGAACCCTCGCCGCATTCGGCGCCACCGCGGCGCTCGTGCTGAGCCTCACCGCCTGCGGCGGTGCCACCGGATCCTCGGGCGGCCCTTCGGTGCCGCCGCCGGTGAGCCCGGCCGACCTGGCGAAGGTGACCCTCAAGGTGGGCGACCAGAAGGGCGGCTCACAGGCCCTGCTCAAGGCCGCCGGTCTGCTGGACGGTCTGCCGTACCACCTCGAGTGGTCGACCTTCACCTCCGGCCCGCCGCTGCTGGAAGCCGCCTCGGGCGGCGCGATCGACGTCGGTGCGGTCGGCAACACGCCGCCGATCTTCGCCGCCGCCGCGAACGCCAGGATCGCGGTCGTCAGCTCCGCGCAGGGCGACGTCCGCGGCGACGCGCTGCTGGTGCCACCCGACTCGCCACTGCGCACCATCGCCGATCTCAAGGGCAAGACCATCGGCGTCGCCAAGGGCAGCTCGGCCCACGGCCAGATCCTGCTGAACCTGCGCAAGGCCGGAATGTCCACAAAGGACGTTCAGTTGTCCTTCCTGCAACCGGCCGACGCCTACGGCGCGTTCACCCAGCATCGCATCGACGCGTGGGCGGTGTGGGACCCCTACACCTCGCAGGCGGTGCTGGAGGCCGGCGCTCGCGTGCTGGCCGACGGGACCGGCACCGCGAACGGATACTCCTTCGAGGTCGCCGGGCACGACGCGCTGGCCGACCCGGGCAAGAACGCGGCGATCCGCGACTTCGTGGTCCGCATCGCCAAGGCGCAGCGGTGGTCGGACACGCACCGCGACCAGTGGGGGCAGGCGTGGGCGGCCGACACCGGCCTGGCGCCCGGGGTGGCGCTGGCCGCGGCCCGCAACGGCCCGGACGTGCCGGTCGCGCTGGACGACCGGGTGATCGCCTCCGAACAGGAGCTCGCCGACGCCTTCACCGGCGAGAAGGTCCTGCCGGGCAAGGTCGAGTTCGCCCGGTTCGTCGACACCCGGTACGCCGCCGACCTGGCCGCCGCGAGGGGATGA
- a CDS encoding TetR family transcriptional regulator: MSDESRSAPRPRVGRTTAGRRRLRHALTVAAIEKFSEQGYDATTVDEIASAAGVGRRTFFRYFRSKEDAIFPNHEEVLGRIEQLFADADDRQNPLEVACAGVGLVLDSYLDDPEVSVKRFALTRTVPSLRDKEVASVDRYQRVLATYLRARFQATGDPLWDLRGSVAAAAVAAAHNHVLRRWLRSGGSEDAHAHAKEAFALVIDAFGDTPDTDGTGTTGTTGPRGDQDDESVVAVLRASAPLSEVVRQISRALRSDS, translated from the coding sequence ATGTCCGACGAGTCCCGGTCCGCCCCGCGGCCGCGCGTGGGCAGGACCACCGCGGGGCGCCGACGGCTGCGTCACGCCCTGACCGTGGCGGCCATCGAGAAGTTCTCCGAGCAGGGCTACGACGCCACCACGGTCGACGAGATCGCCTCCGCCGCGGGCGTCGGGCGGCGCACCTTCTTCCGGTACTTCCGGTCCAAGGAGGACGCGATCTTCCCCAACCACGAGGAGGTCCTCGGCCGCATCGAGCAGCTCTTCGCGGACGCCGACGACCGGCAGAACCCCCTCGAGGTGGCGTGCGCCGGGGTCGGGCTGGTCCTGGACTCCTACCTCGACGACCCGGAGGTGTCGGTCAAGCGGTTCGCGCTCACCCGCACCGTGCCCTCGTTGCGGGACAAGGAGGTCGCGAGCGTCGACCGCTACCAGCGCGTGCTCGCGACCTACCTGCGGGCCCGGTTCCAGGCCACCGGCGACCCGCTGTGGGACCTGCGCGGCTCGGTCGCCGCGGCGGCCGTCGCGGCGGCGCACAACCACGTGCTGCGCCGGTGGCTGCGCAGCGGCGGCTCCGAGGACGCGCACGCGCACGCCAAGGAGGCGTTCGCCCTCGTCATCGACGCGTTCGGCGACACCCCGGACACGGACGGCACCGGCACCACCGGTACGACGGGGCCGCGCGGTGACCAGGACGACGAGTCCGTGGTCGCGGTGCTGCGGGCCTCGGCTCCGCTGTCCGAAGTGGTCCGCCAGATCAGCCGGGCGCTGCGGAGCGACAGCTGA
- a CDS encoding FAD-binding oxidoreductase: protein MMLKPGDNGFDAELAGFQTAYRHRPSVVFAARDAGDVRQAVEYAAVRDLPVAVQATGHGLSVPVEEGVLVSTRRMTELAVDPRRRVARVGAGVRAGALIEAAAVHGLAPLNGSSPSVGVVGYTLGGGVGLLARRFGFAADHVRGIEIVTADGRLRNLDPADELFGAVLGSGGNFGIVTALEVDLVAVPAVFGGQLVFDAALAGQALSAWQRWTATVPEEVTSSLTLLPNGMASVRVASLVADDELLAPLRAVGERVADTVRLMPYRESPSIHRDPDEPHPYRATNVLLRELPAEALEEVRSARGAVVDIRHLGGAMSRPGPACVGHRAARYVVRVITGPEQDHAHDTIRRALSPWALGHLPVFLYGDVPDWPLPGYEPELHQRLRRLKARYDPRNMFRCNRNIVPAAG from the coding sequence ATGATGCTCAAGCCTGGTGACAACGGTTTCGACGCCGAACTCGCGGGATTCCAGACTGCTTACCGGCACCGCCCGTCCGTGGTGTTCGCCGCCCGGGACGCCGGGGACGTGCGGCAGGCGGTGGAGTACGCGGCCGTCCGGGACCTGCCGGTCGCCGTGCAGGCGACGGGGCACGGGTTGTCGGTGCCCGTGGAGGAAGGGGTGCTGGTCAGCACCCGACGGATGACGGAGCTGGCGGTCGACCCGCGGCGCCGGGTCGCCCGGGTCGGTGCCGGGGTGCGTGCGGGAGCGCTGATCGAGGCCGCGGCGGTGCACGGACTGGCCCCGCTGAACGGGTCGTCCCCGTCGGTCGGGGTGGTCGGCTACACGCTCGGCGGCGGTGTCGGCCTGCTGGCGCGGCGGTTCGGGTTCGCCGCGGACCACGTGCGCGGCATCGAGATCGTCACCGCCGACGGCCGGCTGCGGAACCTGGACCCGGCGGACGAGCTGTTCGGCGCGGTTCTCGGCAGCGGCGGGAACTTCGGGATCGTGACCGCGCTGGAGGTGGACCTGGTCGCGGTGCCGGCGGTGTTCGGCGGCCAGCTCGTGTTCGACGCGGCCCTGGCGGGGCAGGCGCTGTCGGCGTGGCAGCGGTGGACGGCGACCGTGCCCGAGGAGGTCACGTCGTCGCTCACGCTCCTGCCGAACGGGATGGCGTCGGTGCGGGTGGCGTCGCTGGTGGCCGACGACGAGCTGCTGGCTCCGTTGCGGGCGGTGGGGGAGCGGGTGGCGGACACCGTGCGGCTCATGCCGTACCGCGAATCGCCGAGCATCCACCGCGACCCGGACGAGCCGCACCCCTACCGCGCGACGAACGTGCTGCTGCGGGAGCTGCCGGCGGAGGCGCTGGAGGAGGTCCGGTCGGCGCGCGGGGCCGTGGTGGACATCCGCCACCTGGGCGGGGCGATGTCCCGGCCGGGACCGGCGTGCGTGGGTCACCGCGCGGCGCGGTACGTCGTGCGGGTGATCACCGGGCCGGAGCAGGACCACGCGCACGACACGATCCGGCGGGCCCTGTCGCCGTGGGCGCTCGGCCACCTGCCGGTCTTCCTCTACGGCGACGTGCCGGACTGGCCGCTGCCCGGCTACGAGCCGGAACTGCACCAGCGCCTGCGGCGGCTCAAGGCCCGGTACGACCCGCGCAACATGTTCCGCTGCAACCGCAACATCGTCCCGGCCGCCGGATAG
- a CDS encoding proline dehydrogenase family protein, which yields MLRTALLTAAGSPACRSLVERSPLTRPVVRRFVAGAGVDDAITVTRELAGSGRLVTLDHLGEDTTDAAMAAATVKAYVELLALLADSGLADRAEVSVKLSAVGQRLPDGDRVALDNARRICEAAAAAGTTVTLDMEDHTTTDATLGVLRELRADFPWVGAVLQAYLKRTEQDCRDLAYPGSRVRLCKGAYSEPPSVAYPDKSEVDRSYVRCLRVLMAGEGYPMVATHDPRMIAIAAELGKDRPGWEYQMLYGIRDAEQRRLAGGGRMRVYVPYGDEWYGYFMRRLAERPANLAFFLRALLTG from the coding sequence GTGCTGCGCACCGCATTGCTCACCGCGGCCGGATCGCCGGCCTGCCGGTCGCTCGTCGAGCGGTCCCCGCTGACCCGCCCGGTGGTCCGCCGGTTCGTCGCGGGCGCCGGGGTGGACGACGCGATCACCGTGACCCGGGAGCTGGCCGGCAGCGGCCGGCTGGTCACGCTCGACCACCTCGGCGAGGACACCACGGACGCGGCGATGGCCGCGGCCACCGTCAAGGCCTACGTCGAACTGCTGGCCCTGCTGGCCGACTCGGGGCTGGCGGACCGGGCCGAGGTGTCGGTGAAGCTGTCCGCGGTCGGGCAGCGCCTGCCCGACGGTGACCGGGTGGCCCTGGACAACGCGCGGCGGATCTGCGAGGCCGCGGCCGCCGCCGGCACCACGGTCACCCTGGACATGGAGGACCACACCACGACGGACGCCACGCTCGGCGTCCTGCGCGAGCTGCGCGCGGACTTCCCGTGGGTGGGCGCGGTCCTGCAGGCGTACCTGAAACGCACCGAGCAGGACTGCCGGGACCTCGCGTACCCGGGCTCACGCGTCCGGTTGTGCAAGGGCGCCTACTCCGAGCCGCCCTCGGTGGCCTACCCGGACAAGTCCGAAGTGGACCGGTCGTACGTGCGCTGCCTGCGGGTGCTCATGGCGGGCGAGGGCTACCCGATGGTGGCCACCCACGACCCGCGGATGATCGCGATCGCCGCGGAGCTCGGCAAGGACCGGCCGGGCTGGGAGTACCAGATGCTGTACGGCATCCGGGACGCCGAGCAGCGCCGCCTCGCGGGCGGGGGCCGGATGCGGGTGTACGTGCCCTACGGCGACGAGTGGTACGGCTACTTCATGCGGCGGCTGGCCGAGCGGCCGGCGAACCTGGCGTTCTTCCTGCGGGCGCTGCTCACCGGCTGA
- the glgB gene encoding 1,4-alpha-glucan branching protein GlgB: MNAVPAELPGAAPPPADIDRLLAGSHHDPHSVLGVHTVGEAVVVRALRPGARRVSVVAADHKFDLERVVDGLWAGSVPEHPGDYRLEVDYDGQVSVLDDPYRWLPTVGELDQHLIGEGRHERLWDVLGAHPRSYDTPGGVVTGTSFAVWAPTARGVRVIGDFNGWDGRSHPMRSLGSSGVWELFIPGVEIGSHYKFRILGADGHWHEKADPLAFATEKPPATASVVTASAYEWSDAEWLARRDATNWAGAPMSVYEVHLGSWRPGLGYRELADELAGYVQDMGFTHVELLPVAEHPFGGSWGYQVTSYYAPTARFGHPDDFRYFVDRLHQRGIGVLVDWVPAHFPKDNWALARFDGTPLYEHADPRRGEQPDWGTYVFDFGRNEVRNFLVANALFWLEEYHLDGLRVDAVASMLYLDYSRPEGQWVPNQYGGRENLDAVRFLQELNATVYKRHPGVVMVAEESTAWPGVTRPTHLGGLGFGFKWNMGWMHDTLHYLSHDPVYRSYHHNEMTFSLVYAWSENFVLPLSHDEVVHGKGSLWGRMPGDDWNKAAGVRSLLAFMWAHPGKQLLFMGGEFGQEREWSEERSLDWHLLEQPLHGGIQKLMRDLNRVYASTPALFSADTTAEGFAWIDANDSGGNVLSFLRIGEDGSQLACVANFAGMPHHDYRVGLPVAGRWREVVNTDAGIYGGSGVGNYGTIEAEPEPWHGQPASAVLQLPPSGVLWLTPDE; encoded by the coding sequence GTGAACGCGGTCCCAGCCGAACTGCCCGGCGCGGCCCCGCCGCCCGCCGACATCGACCGGCTGCTCGCCGGCTCGCACCACGACCCGCACTCGGTCCTCGGGGTGCACACCGTGGGCGAGGCGGTGGTGGTGCGCGCGCTGCGCCCCGGCGCCCGCCGGGTCAGCGTCGTCGCCGCCGACCACAAGTTCGACCTCGAACGCGTCGTGGACGGGCTGTGGGCCGGGTCGGTGCCCGAACATCCCGGCGACTACCGGCTCGAGGTCGACTACGACGGTCAGGTGAGCGTGCTCGACGACCCGTACCGGTGGCTGCCCACGGTGGGCGAACTGGACCAGCACCTCATCGGCGAGGGCAGGCACGAGCGGCTGTGGGACGTGCTCGGCGCCCACCCCCGCTCCTACGACACCCCGGGCGGGGTGGTGACCGGCACCTCGTTCGCGGTGTGGGCGCCGACCGCCCGCGGGGTGCGGGTGATCGGCGACTTCAACGGGTGGGACGGCCGGTCGCACCCGATGCGCTCGCTCGGCTCGTCCGGGGTGTGGGAGCTGTTCATCCCGGGTGTGGAGATCGGCTCCCACTACAAGTTCCGCATCCTGGGCGCCGACGGCCACTGGCACGAGAAGGCCGACCCGCTCGCGTTCGCGACGGAGAAGCCGCCCGCCACGGCGTCCGTGGTCACCGCCTCGGCGTACGAGTGGTCCGACGCGGAGTGGCTGGCCAGGCGCGACGCCACGAACTGGGCCGGCGCGCCGATGAGCGTGTACGAGGTGCACCTCGGGTCGTGGCGGCCCGGCCTGGGCTACCGCGAGCTGGCCGACGAACTCGCCGGCTACGTGCAGGACATGGGCTTCACGCACGTCGAGCTGCTGCCGGTCGCCGAGCACCCGTTCGGCGGGTCGTGGGGCTACCAGGTCACCTCCTACTACGCGCCGACCGCGCGGTTCGGGCACCCGGACGATTTCCGGTACTTCGTGGACCGGCTGCACCAGCGCGGCATCGGCGTGCTCGTGGACTGGGTGCCGGCGCACTTCCCGAAGGACAACTGGGCGCTGGCCCGGTTCGACGGCACGCCGTTGTACGAGCACGCCGACCCGCGTCGCGGTGAGCAGCCCGACTGGGGCACCTACGTGTTCGACTTCGGGCGCAACGAGGTGCGCAACTTCCTGGTCGCGAACGCGCTGTTCTGGCTGGAGGAGTACCACCTGGACGGTCTGCGGGTGGACGCGGTGGCGTCGATGCTGTACCTGGACTACTCCCGGCCCGAGGGGCAGTGGGTGCCCAACCAGTACGGCGGCCGGGAGAACCTGGACGCGGTGCGGTTCCTGCAGGAGCTGAACGCGACCGTCTACAAGCGACATCCCGGTGTGGTGATGGTCGCCGAGGAGTCCACCGCGTGGCCGGGGGTGACGCGGCCGACGCACCTGGGCGGTCTCGGGTTCGGGTTCAAGTGGAACATGGGCTGGATGCACGACACGCTGCACTACCTGTCCCACGACCCGGTGTACCGGTCCTACCACCACAACGAGATGACGTTCTCGCTGGTGTACGCGTGGAGCGAGAACTTCGTGCTGCCGCTGTCGCACGACGAGGTCGTGCACGGCAAGGGCTCGCTGTGGGGCCGCATGCCCGGCGACGACTGGAACAAGGCGGCCGGTGTGCGGTCGCTGCTGGCGTTCATGTGGGCGCACCCCGGCAAGCAGCTGCTGTTCATGGGCGGCGAGTTCGGGCAGGAGCGGGAGTGGTCGGAGGAGCGGTCGCTGGACTGGCACCTGCTCGAGCAGCCGCTGCACGGCGGGATCCAGAAGCTGATGCGCGACCTGAACCGGGTGTATGCGTCCACTCCGGCCTTGTTCAGCGCGGACACCACGGCGGAGGGGTTCGCCTGGATCGACGCGAACGACTCCGGCGGCAACGTGCTGAGCTTCCTGCGCATCGGGGAGGACGGGTCCCAGCTGGCGTGCGTGGCGAACTTCGCCGGGATGCCGCACCACGACTACCGCGTCGGGCTGCCGGTGGCGGGCCGGTGGCGCGAGGTGGTCAACACCGACGCCGGGATCTACGGCGGGTCCGGAGTGGGCAACTACGGCACCATCGAGGCCGAGCCCGAGCCGTGGCACGGCCAGCCGGCCTCCGCGGTGCTGCAACTGCCGCCGAGCGGGGTGCTCTGGCTGACACCCGACGAGTGA
- the pruA gene encoding L-glutamate gamma-semialdehyde dehydrogenase, producing MDAVTTVPTPANEPVLQYAPGSPERAEVQAALAELAKEPVELTATIGGEQRMGGGQRVDVVQPHNHRAVLGTLGYATQQDTRDALAAARAAAPSWRALSFDDRAAILLRAADLLTGPWRAKLNAATMLGQSKTVYQAEIDAACELADFWRFNVAFARRLLAEQPASSPGVWNRTDHRPLEGFVYAITPFNFTAIAANLPTAPALMGNVVLWKPSPTQSFAAHLTMRLLEEAGMPPGVINLLPGDGQAVSEVALAAPDLAGIHFTGSTRTFQHLWSQVGANIANYRTYPRIVGETGGKDFVLAHPSADPAVLRTALIRGAFEYQGQKCSAASRAYVPRSVWTRIQDDFLAEVESLPMGDVTDLGNFLGAVIDRRAFDKLAGVLDRARGDDQLEILAGGTADDSEGYFVRPTVLRSDNPGHEVFTTEYFGPVLAVHVFDDAGYDSVLRQLESVAPYGLTGSIIATDRAAIAHAGEELRFAAGNFYVNDKPTGAVVGQQPFGGGRASGTNDKAGSIHNLLRWVSPRSIKETFVPPTTVGYPHQG from the coding sequence GTGGACGCCGTGACCACCGTGCCCACCCCGGCCAACGAGCCGGTTCTGCAGTACGCGCCGGGCAGCCCGGAGCGCGCCGAGGTGCAGGCGGCGCTCGCGGAACTGGCCAAGGAACCGGTCGAGCTGACCGCGACCATCGGCGGCGAGCAGCGGATGGGCGGCGGGCAGCGGGTCGACGTCGTCCAGCCGCACAACCACCGCGCGGTGCTCGGCACCCTCGGCTACGCGACCCAGCAGGACACCCGGGACGCGCTGGCCGCCGCCCGCGCGGCCGCCCCCTCCTGGCGCGCCCTGTCCTTCGACGACCGGGCCGCGATCCTGCTGCGTGCCGCCGACCTGCTCACCGGCCCGTGGCGCGCGAAGCTCAACGCCGCGACGATGCTCGGACAGTCCAAGACCGTGTACCAGGCCGAGATCGACGCCGCGTGCGAGCTGGCCGACTTCTGGCGCTTCAACGTCGCCTTCGCCCGCCGGCTGCTCGCCGAGCAGCCCGCCAGCTCGCCGGGGGTGTGGAACCGCACCGACCACCGGCCGCTGGAAGGTTTCGTCTACGCGATCACCCCGTTCAACTTCACCGCGATCGCGGCCAACCTGCCCACCGCGCCCGCGCTGATGGGCAATGTCGTGCTGTGGAAGCCCTCGCCCACCCAGAGCTTCGCCGCGCACCTGACGATGCGGCTGCTGGAAGAGGCCGGGATGCCGCCCGGCGTGATCAACCTGCTGCCGGGTGACGGCCAGGCCGTCTCCGAGGTCGCGCTCGCCGCGCCGGACCTGGCCGGTATCCACTTCACCGGCTCCACCCGCACGTTCCAGCACCTGTGGTCGCAGGTGGGCGCGAACATCGCGAACTACCGCACCTACCCGCGGATCGTCGGCGAGACCGGCGGCAAGGACTTCGTGCTCGCCCACCCGTCGGCCGATCCCGCGGTGCTGCGCACCGCGCTGATCCGCGGCGCGTTCGAGTACCAGGGGCAGAAGTGCTCGGCCGCCTCGCGTGCCTACGTCCCCCGCTCGGTCTGGACCCGGATCCAGGACGACTTCCTGGCCGAGGTCGAGTCGCTGCCCATGGGTGACGTCACCGACCTGGGCAACTTCCTGGGCGCGGTGATCGACCGGCGGGCGTTCGACAAGCTGGCCGGCGTGCTGGACCGCGCCCGCGGGGACGACCAGCTGGAGATCCTCGCCGGCGGCACCGCCGACGACAGCGAGGGCTACTTCGTGCGGCCGACGGTGCTGCGGTCGGACAACCCCGGGCACGAGGTGTTCACCACCGAGTACTTCGGCCCAGTGCTCGCGGTGCACGTGTTCGACGACGCCGGGTACGACAGCGTGCTGCGCCAGCTGGAGAGCGTGGCGCCGTACGGGCTGACCGGGTCGATCATCGCGACCGACCGGGCGGCGATCGCGCACGCCGGCGAGGAACTGCGGTTCGCGGCGGGCAACTTCTACGTCAACGACAAGCCGACCGGCGCGGTCGTGGGCCAGCAGCCGTTCGGCGGTGGCCGGGCGTCGGGCACCAACGACAAGGCCGGGTCGATCCACAACCTGCTCCGCTGGGTGAGCCCGCGCTCGATCAAGGAGACGTTCGTGCCGCCCACCACCGTCGGCTACCCGCACCAGGGCTGA
- a CDS encoding PucR family transcriptional regulator codes for MSLRQILIALGDPLVEVEVAPDGLEGEISDVVVLEPDDTPELRPGDLALVIGARGRAAVPLIRAAGRRGAAAVAVKVEADSALPLLRNAATDAGVALLAVAADVRWEQLAALVRGVLETARGAADEDAGETLGDLFSLAQTIAALTGGIVSIEDTASRVLAYSRSDDEVDELRRLSILGRQGPAPYLKMLHEWGVYQRLRATEEVVRIEERPDLGIRTRLAIGVHAGARPLGTIWVQEGAAPLAARAEQAMVGAARVAALHLVQRRSAAGTRFRENLLAGMLEGRSDPVSVARQIGADPAKPAAVVAFAPREAEPVDRTELELRRSALAAVISVHAAAYRRSALVTQLGDRTYAFLPDLPPGVEGVLLDLTREMAAGAQTPVRAAVGRVVSTVDEVGVSRQEADRVLDAMSRGLDLEVATLADVRSQVLVSETLAVLAEQPRLRDPRLSALRAEHGELATSLLAYLDAFGDVRSAAAKLHIHPNTVRYRVRRAAEVAGLDLADPLVRLFASLQLRLP; via the coding sequence ATGAGCCTGCGGCAGATCCTGATCGCCCTCGGCGATCCGCTGGTCGAGGTGGAGGTCGCGCCGGACGGGCTGGAGGGCGAGATCTCCGACGTCGTGGTGCTCGAACCCGACGACACCCCGGAGCTGCGCCCGGGCGACCTGGCGCTGGTGATCGGAGCACGCGGGCGTGCGGCGGTTCCGCTGATCCGCGCCGCGGGCCGCCGGGGCGCGGCCGCGGTCGCCGTCAAGGTGGAGGCCGACTCGGCTCTGCCGCTGCTGCGCAACGCGGCCACCGACGCCGGGGTCGCGCTGCTGGCCGTCGCCGCCGACGTGCGGTGGGAGCAGCTGGCCGCACTGGTGCGCGGCGTGCTGGAGACCGCCCGCGGCGCGGCGGACGAGGACGCGGGAGAGACGCTCGGCGACCTGTTCTCGCTGGCGCAGACGATCGCCGCGCTCACCGGGGGGATCGTCAGCATCGAGGACACCGCGAGCCGGGTGCTGGCCTACTCCCGGTCCGACGACGAGGTCGACGAACTACGGCGGTTGTCCATTCTCGGCAGGCAGGGACCCGCGCCGTACCTGAAGATGCTCCACGAGTGGGGCGTCTACCAGCGGTTGCGGGCGACCGAGGAGGTCGTGCGCATCGAAGAACGGCCCGACCTGGGCATCCGCACCCGGCTCGCGATCGGCGTGCACGCGGGTGCACGGCCGCTCGGGACGATCTGGGTGCAGGAGGGCGCGGCGCCGCTCGCCGCCCGCGCCGAGCAGGCCATGGTCGGCGCGGCCCGGGTGGCCGCGCTGCACCTGGTGCAGCGGCGCAGCGCGGCCGGCACGCGCTTCCGGGAGAACCTGCTGGCCGGGATGCTCGAGGGGCGCAGCGATCCGGTGTCGGTCGCCCGGCAGATCGGTGCCGACCCGGCCAAACCCGCCGCGGTGGTGGCGTTCGCGCCGCGCGAAGCCGAACCGGTGGACCGCACGGAGCTGGAACTGCGCCGGTCCGCGCTGGCGGCGGTGATCTCGGTGCACGCGGCCGCGTACCGGCGCAGCGCCCTGGTGACCCAGCTCGGCGACCGCACCTACGCCTTCCTGCCCGATCTGCCGCCGGGGGTGGAGGGCGTGCTGCTGGACCTGACCCGCGAGATGGCCGCGGGCGCGCAGACCCCGGTGCGGGCCGCGGTCGGGCGGGTCGTGTCCACTGTGGACGAGGTGGGCGTCTCCCGGCAGGAGGCCGACCGCGTGCTGGACGCGATGTCCCGCGGCCTCGACCTGGAGGTGGCCACGCTCGCCGACGTCCGGTCGCAGGTGCTGGTCAGCGAGACGCTGGCGGTGCTGGCCGAGCAGCCGCGCCTGCGGGACCCGCGGCTGTCGGCGTTGCGCGCGGAGCACGGCGAGCTGGCGACCTCGCTGCTGGCCTACCTGGACGCGTTCGGCGACGTCCGTTCCGCCGCGGCGAAGCTGCACATCCACCCGAACACCGTGCGCTACCGGGTCCGCCGGGCGGCGGAGGTGGCCGGCCTCGACCTGGCGGATCCGCTGGTCCGGTTGTTCGCCTCGCTCCAGCTCCGGCTGCCATAA
- a CDS encoding LLM class flavin-dependent oxidoreductase — MTITPHWFLPTSGDGRTVVERFHANRSLGPAAQREPSIDYLAQIARAAEQLGFEGVLTPTGTWCEDAWLTTAALIRETSRLKYLVAFRPGVLSPTLAAQMAATYQRISGGRLLLNIVTGGDSVEQRRFGDFHDHDQRYARTDEFLTIARGVWRGQPFDFTGEHLSVAGATVLAAPDPVPPLYFGGSSPAALPVAARHADVYLTWGEPPAQVADKIRRVRELAQARGRTIRFGIRLHTISRDSSAEAWAEAAKLLDALSPEQVAKAQAQLAASESEGQRRMVALHGGGLDRGVRGLEIHPNLWAGIGLVRGGAGTALVGSHGEVADLIEEYHALGIEEFVLSGYPHLEEAYWFAEGVLPELAHRGLWRGTHGRRTGLPGERHAAAQ; from the coding sequence ATGACCATCACACCGCACTGGTTCCTGCCCACCTCCGGGGATGGCCGGACGGTCGTGGAACGGTTCCACGCCAACCGGTCCCTCGGTCCGGCCGCGCAGCGGGAACCGAGCATCGACTACCTGGCGCAGATCGCGCGCGCCGCCGAGCAGCTCGGGTTCGAGGGCGTGCTGACGCCGACCGGCACCTGGTGCGAGGACGCGTGGCTGACCACCGCGGCGCTGATCCGCGAGACCAGCAGGCTGAAGTACCTCGTCGCGTTCCGGCCCGGAGTGCTCTCGCCGACCCTGGCCGCGCAGATGGCGGCCACCTACCAGCGCATCTCCGGTGGCCGGCTGCTGCTCAACATCGTCACCGGCGGTGACTCCGTCGAGCAGCGGCGGTTCGGCGACTTCCACGACCACGACCAGCGTTACGCCCGCACCGACGAGTTCCTCACCATCGCCCGTGGGGTGTGGCGCGGGCAGCCGTTCGACTTCACCGGCGAGCACCTGTCGGTGGCGGGCGCGACCGTGCTCGCCGCGCCGGACCCGGTGCCGCCGCTGTACTTCGGCGGCTCGTCCCCGGCCGCGCTGCCGGTCGCGGCCAGGCACGCCGACGTGTACCTGACGTGGGGCGAGCCGCCGGCACAGGTGGCGGACAAGATCCGCCGGGTGCGGGAGCTGGCGCAGGCGCGCGGCCGGACGATCCGGTTCGGTATCCGGCTGCACACGATCTCCCGGGACAGTTCGGCGGAGGCCTGGGCGGAGGCGGCCAAGCTGCTCGACGCGCTGAGCCCCGAGCAGGTCGCGAAGGCCCAGGCGCAGCTGGCCGCGAGCGAGTCGGAGGGGCAGCGCCGCATGGTCGCGCTGCACGGCGGCGGCCTGGACCGCGGGGTGCGCGGGCTGGAGATCCACCCGAACCTGTGGGCCGGCATCGGCCTGGTCCGCGGTGGTGCCGGCACCGCACTGGTGGGCAGCCACGGTGAGGTCGCGGACCTGATCGAGGAGTACCACGCGCTCGGTATCGAGGAGTTCGTGTTGTCCGGGTACCCGCACCTGGAGGAGGCGTACTGGTTCGCCGAGGGGGTGCTGCCGGAGCTCGCGCACCGCGGCCTGTGGCGCGGCACCCACGGCCGGCGGACGGGCCTGCCGGGGGAGCGGCACGCCGCCGCGCAGTAG